One genomic window of Corynebacterium diphtheriae includes the following:
- a CDS encoding MFS transporter has translation MPQKQQSAVHPRDWFPVAATMIAIAWGGNEFTPLLVMYRATSHFEQVVVNGLLGAYVIGIVPALLIAGPLSDLIGRRPTLLPAIPISLFGSVLMSLAPHHPVVIGAGRIFSGIALGLVMAVGSTWITELSAASGTDATAGPRRAGLCLTGGFLVGAGVASILAQWAPAPAHTPYVLHIILTVFTGFWLLKAPETNAPELGTVKAAWQTVGFRRFFQDLRIPAAAHKRFLRVVVPVAPWVFGCAGAAYAILPQLLATSAGNIPIAFSGLMTVLTLGCGAGIQIVGKLIDTRESARASVVAMAIITVGVAIGAVAASDLNIWIGILSAMLMGMGYGLALVAGLSEVQRIAQADDLAGLTAVYYSVAYLGFFIPMAFAALNARFSYTVLFSVGTVLALACLIAVTTAWRAHLPGVRHIAVAA, from the coding sequence ATGCCTCAAAAGCAGCAATCGGCCGTGCATCCACGCGACTGGTTCCCAGTAGCAGCCACAATGATCGCCATCGCTTGGGGAGGCAACGAATTTACCCCCTTGCTCGTCATGTACCGCGCAACCAGCCATTTCGAACAAGTCGTGGTCAACGGACTCCTCGGTGCCTATGTGATCGGCATCGTCCCCGCCCTGCTTATAGCAGGACCCCTATCAGACCTTATCGGTCGACGCCCCACTCTCCTACCCGCAATACCTATCTCATTATTCGGATCCGTCCTCATGTCCTTGGCACCACACCATCCCGTGGTCATTGGTGCAGGCCGTATCTTTTCCGGAATCGCCCTCGGCCTCGTCATGGCCGTAGGTTCTACATGGATCACTGAACTTTCCGCCGCTAGTGGCACCGATGCCACAGCAGGTCCCCGGCGCGCCGGATTATGCCTGACCGGTGGTTTTCTCGTTGGCGCCGGTGTGGCTTCAATTCTTGCCCAGTGGGCGCCAGCTCCTGCCCACACGCCTTATGTGCTGCACATTATCCTGACCGTATTCACTGGTTTTTGGCTCTTAAAGGCACCAGAAACCAACGCCCCCGAGCTAGGTACGGTCAAGGCAGCGTGGCAAACAGTTGGCTTTCGACGTTTCTTCCAAGATCTGCGTATCCCCGCTGCTGCACACAAGCGATTCTTACGCGTAGTTGTTCCCGTAGCCCCCTGGGTTTTTGGTTGTGCGGGCGCAGCCTATGCGATTCTCCCCCAGCTACTTGCTACTTCAGCAGGAAATATCCCTATCGCATTTTCTGGGTTGATGACGGTTCTCACTCTTGGTTGTGGTGCTGGAATTCAGATCGTCGGCAAGCTGATTGATACCCGCGAGTCTGCGCGCGCATCGGTCGTTGCCATGGCGATTATTACTGTTGGAGTTGCTATTGGAGCCGTCGCAGCCTCCGACCTTAACATTTGGATCGGAATTCTCTCGGCCATGCTGATGGGTATGGGCTACGGTCTAGCATTGGTGGCTGGCTTGTCCGAGGTACAACGCATTGCCCAAGCAGATGATCTTGCAGGCCTCACAGCAGTCTATTATTCGGTTGCTTACCTAGGCTTTTTCATCCCGATGGCCTTCGCAGCATTAAATGCACGTTTTAGCTACACGGTGCTGTTTTCAGTAGGCACCGTGCTCGCACTCGCATGTTTGATTGCGGTTACCACCGCATGGCGAGCCCATCTACCAGGTGTTCGCCATATCGCGGTAGCTGCCTAG
- the thrC gene encoding threonine synthase, with amino-acid sequence MKYISTRDASSTPARFTDILLGGLAPDGGLYLPEQYPQLTEELLEQWRTLLEDKGYAALAAEVLKLFIDDIPAADIEKITARAYTTPKFSDEDIVPVTKLENNIYIGHLSEGPTAAFKDMAMQLLGELFEYELERRGESLNILGATSGDTGSSAEYAMRGRKGIRVFMLTPAGRMTPFQQAQMFGLDDSNIFNIALDGVFDDCQDVVKAVSGDSEFKKNYRIGAVNSINWARLVAQVVYYISSWLRVTDSNDQKVSFCVPTGNFGDICAGHIAKQMGLPIDRLIVATNENDVLDEFFRTGDYRVRSSADTYETSSPSMDISRASNFERFIFDLLGRDAGRVADLFGTQVKQGGFSLAQDPAFAEAANRYGFASGKSTHADRVATIADCYENRGMMIDPHTADGVKVARDWACDIDSPIVCLETALPVKFADTICEATGREPEMPERFANIMDAQRRVTDLPNDVAVVKDFIVTSIEETEKTQ; translated from the coding sequence ATGAAATATATTTCAACGCGCGACGCATCATCGACTCCGGCTCGATTTACCGATATCTTGCTTGGTGGACTTGCCCCCGATGGCGGCCTTTACCTGCCGGAACAGTATCCACAACTGACCGAAGAGCTGCTTGAGCAGTGGCGTACGTTGTTAGAAGACAAAGGATATGCGGCACTCGCAGCTGAAGTATTAAAGCTATTTATCGACGACATCCCTGCGGCCGATATTGAAAAAATCACCGCCCGTGCGTACACCACGCCAAAATTTTCCGACGAGGACATCGTTCCAGTGACCAAGCTGGAGAACAACATTTATATCGGTCATCTTTCAGAAGGCCCAACGGCGGCATTTAAAGACATGGCTATGCAGTTGCTCGGCGAACTTTTCGAATATGAGCTAGAGCGTCGCGGCGAATCCCTGAATATCCTCGGTGCAACCTCCGGTGACACCGGATCGTCTGCGGAATACGCCATGCGTGGCCGAAAGGGGATCCGCGTTTTTATGCTCACCCCTGCGGGGCGTATGACCCCATTCCAGCAGGCACAGATGTTCGGTCTTGATGACTCAAATATCTTTAATATCGCGCTCGATGGTGTATTCGACGATTGCCAAGATGTAGTTAAAGCAGTGTCGGGGGATTCGGAATTTAAAAAGAACTACCGAATCGGAGCAGTGAACTCCATTAACTGGGCACGTCTTGTAGCACAAGTTGTGTATTACATTTCTTCTTGGCTTCGCGTTACCGATAGCAACGACCAAAAAGTGAGCTTTTGTGTACCAACCGGCAACTTCGGTGACATCTGCGCAGGGCATATTGCAAAACAGATGGGTCTTCCTATCGATCGCCTTATCGTTGCAACGAATGAAAATGATGTACTCGATGAGTTTTTCCGCACCGGCGATTACCGTGTACGCAGTTCTGCAGATACGTATGAAACATCCTCTCCGTCCATGGACATTTCGCGCGCTTCTAACTTTGAACGCTTTATATTTGATCTTCTCGGACGAGATGCAGGCAGAGTAGCTGATCTATTTGGTACCCAAGTCAAGCAGGGTGGATTCAGCTTGGCTCAGGACCCAGCATTCGCCGAGGCCGCGAATCGTTACGGATTTGCCTCCGGTAAATCTACCCATGCTGATCGTGTTGCCACGATTGCAGACTGCTACGAAAATCGTGGCATGATGATCGACCCTCATACCGCGGACGGTGTGAAAGTAGCACGAGATTGGGCCTGCGATATTGATTCGCCAATTGTCTGCCTTGAAACTGCGCTTCCAGTTAAGTTCGCTGACACTATCTGCGAGGCAACAGGACGCGAACCTGAGATGCCAGAGCGCTTTGCCAACATCATGGATGCTCAACGGCGTGTAACTGATCTTCCTAATGACGTAGCAGTGGTCAAAGACTTCATTGTGACTAGCATCGAGGAAACCGAAAAAACTCAGTAG
- a CDS encoding glutamine synthetase family protein has product MNSQQEFVLQEIEERDVRFVRLWFTDILGFLKSVAVAPSELESAFEEGIGFDGSAIEGFSRISEADTIALPDPSTFKMLPSLNSDPTMRSARMFCDILNPDGQASNSDPRQVLHKQVQLAADEGFHCVVSPEIEFFLVQNLRTNGLPPVPTDNGGYFDQASQNDAPMFRREAMLALDRMGIPVEFSHHETAPGQQEIDLRHADVLTMADSIITFKHLMKQVAIDNNIGATFMPKPFRDHAGSAMHTHMSLFEGDINAFHDPDDEYGLSVTAKRFIAGIIHHANEISAVTNQWTNSYKRILFGNEAPTAATWGASNRSALIRVPTYRLAKAESRRVEVRSPDSACNPYLAFSVLLGAGLKGIREGYEIPDAAEEDISSLTRRERLAMGYKDLPTSLDQALREMERSELVADILGEHVFEYFLRNKWREWHDYQQQITPWELRNNLDN; this is encoded by the coding sequence ATGAACTCCCAACAAGAATTCGTGCTACAAGAAATCGAAGAACGAGACGTCCGCTTCGTACGACTTTGGTTCACTGACATCCTCGGATTTCTCAAATCAGTAGCAGTCGCCCCCTCAGAGCTCGAATCAGCCTTCGAAGAAGGCATCGGGTTCGACGGCTCCGCGATCGAAGGATTCTCCCGAATCTCAGAAGCCGATACCATCGCGCTACCTGACCCCTCCACCTTCAAAATGCTGCCGAGCCTCAACTCCGACCCCACTATGCGCTCGGCCCGAATGTTCTGCGACATTCTCAACCCCGACGGCCAGGCCTCCAACTCGGACCCACGCCAAGTACTTCACAAACAAGTACAACTCGCCGCCGACGAAGGATTCCACTGCGTCGTCTCCCCAGAAATCGAATTCTTCCTCGTCCAAAATCTTCGCACGAACGGCCTACCACCAGTACCAACCGACAACGGCGGGTACTTCGACCAAGCAAGCCAAAACGACGCCCCCATGTTCCGTCGTGAAGCCATGCTTGCACTCGACCGCATGGGCATCCCCGTCGAATTCTCCCACCACGAAACCGCGCCGGGACAACAAGAAATCGATCTCCGGCACGCCGATGTGTTGACCATGGCAGACTCGATCATCACCTTTAAACATCTGATGAAACAAGTCGCTATCGACAACAACATCGGTGCCACCTTTATGCCAAAGCCGTTCAGGGATCACGCCGGCTCCGCGATGCACACGCACATGTCCTTGTTCGAAGGTGACATCAACGCATTCCATGATCCAGATGATGAATACGGACTGTCCGTGACCGCAAAACGATTCATCGCCGGCATTATTCACCACGCCAATGAGATCTCGGCTGTGACTAACCAGTGGACCAACTCCTACAAGCGCATCCTCTTTGGCAACGAAGCACCAACTGCAGCCACATGGGGCGCCTCGAACCGGTCAGCACTCATTCGCGTTCCTACCTACCGGCTAGCAAAAGCAGAATCACGTCGTGTGGAAGTACGTTCACCAGATTCCGCATGCAACCCTTACCTAGCGTTTTCTGTGTTACTAGGTGCGGGACTTAAAGGCATCCGCGAAGGTTATGAGATCCCAGATGCAGCCGAAGAAGACATCAGCTCGCTTACACGTCGCGAGCGCCTCGCCATGGGATACAAAGACCTACCAACCAGCCTGGACCAAGCGCTACGAGAAATGGAACGCAGTGAATTGGTAGCCGATATCCTTGGCGAGCACGTCTTTGAATACTTCCTACGTAACAAATGGCGCGAATGGCACGACTACCAGCAGCAAATTACCCCATGGGAATTGCGCAATAACCTCGACAATTAA
- a CDS encoding heme oxygenase (biliverdin-producing), with amino-acid sequence MTTATAGLAVELKQSTAQAHEKAEHSTFMSDLLKGRLGVAEFTRLQEQAWLFYTALEQAVDAVRASGFAESLLDPALNRAEVLARDLDKLNGSSEWRSRITASPAVIDYVNRLEEIRDNVDGPALVAHHYVRYLGDLSGGQVIARMMQRHYGVDPEALGFYHFEGIAKLKVYKDEYREKLNNLELSDEQREHLLKEATDAFVFNHQVFADLGKGL; translated from the coding sequence ATGACCACTGCAACCGCAGGCCTCGCTGTCGAACTCAAGCAGTCCACCGCACAAGCCCACGAAAAAGCTGAGCACTCCACCTTCATGAGCGACCTGCTAAAAGGTCGCTTGGGGGTAGCGGAATTTACTCGTCTGCAGGAGCAAGCATGGTTGTTCTACACGGCACTAGAGCAGGCAGTAGATGCCGTGCGTGCCAGCGGATTTGCGGAGTCCCTTCTCGATCCCGCTCTCAACCGTGCTGAGGTTTTGGCACGCGACCTAGACAAGCTAAACGGTAGTAGTGAGTGGCGATCACGCATCACAGCATCGCCAGCTGTTATTGATTACGTGAATCGTCTTGAAGAAATCCGCGACAATGTTGACGGCCCAGCGCTAGTTGCTCACCACTACGTGCGCTACCTCGGGGATCTCTCGGGCGGACAGGTTATCGCACGTATGATGCAGCGCCACTACGGCGTTGATCCTGAAGCCCTAGGTTTCTACCACTTCGAGGGGATCGCCAAGCTCAAGGTCTACAAGGATGAGTACCGTGAAAAGCTCAACAACCTAGAGCTTAGCGATGAACAGCGTGAGCACCTTTTGAAAGAAGCAACCGATGCTTTCGTTTTCAACCACCAAGTTTTCGCAGATTTGGGTAAAGGCCTGTAA
- a CDS encoding CYTH and CHAD domain-containing protein, with protein sequence MGLQRQLEVEAKYSVDATAAAPDISSVPGITRVTAPEVVRLSATYFDTEDLRLSRAKITLRRRTGGHDEGWHIKASTPQGRRETHAPLSEDVPPELLQEVRAIVRNSPLIAVARVDNERHLSFASDSENRVLLELCDDHVHSVSYLEKGTEQRWREWEIEATACAQQLGQADSLLEAADSVVRAQGATDPQSGSKLQSALGDSAFYVPSPPQPAVVDSSSPAFPVLASLQRDSAALIQWDPRVRRDEPDAVHQMRVITRQLRSNLHTFREFFTPHSTEKLEAKLKELAAVLGNARDCEVVQARFRFISDDLAASLLDESTRDFLHHGLDADYAKAHHRINLALNDQRYFDLLNDIDSFLAYPPLVAQTKSTDSSFPALVESLDEAYAAMQRRYSKAAPCYKDLEKSLPEYEETFHDLRKSVKKFRYAADAIGSSTPLATKKLVRACKKLQTDLGEFQDTATSRVMIHKAARHAELRGVSSFGLGIVYSYEYQRAVVHLRAAKKSYKEVSQAYKDLQKKAKKKKK encoded by the coding sequence ATGGGATTACAGCGCCAGTTGGAAGTAGAAGCGAAATACTCGGTTGACGCTACGGCAGCGGCGCCGGATATTAGTTCAGTGCCGGGCATCACTCGGGTGACTGCGCCAGAGGTTGTTCGGTTGTCTGCTACGTATTTTGATACGGAGGATTTGCGGCTTTCGCGTGCCAAAATTACGTTACGACGCCGCACCGGTGGTCACGACGAAGGCTGGCATATTAAGGCTTCGACTCCGCAGGGGCGGAGGGAAACGCATGCTCCGTTGAGTGAGGATGTACCGCCTGAGTTGTTACAGGAGGTCCGCGCGATTGTACGAAATAGTCCACTGATTGCGGTGGCACGCGTGGATAATGAGCGGCATCTTTCTTTTGCTTCTGATTCTGAGAATCGTGTGCTTCTTGAGCTTTGCGACGATCACGTGCATTCCGTTTCGTATCTGGAAAAGGGCACGGAGCAGCGGTGGCGTGAGTGGGAAATCGAGGCTACTGCTTGTGCGCAACAATTAGGTCAAGCAGATAGTTTGTTGGAGGCTGCCGACTCAGTAGTTCGTGCTCAAGGGGCGACAGATCCGCAAAGTGGTTCCAAATTACAAAGTGCTTTAGGCGACTCGGCGTTCTATGTCCCGTCGCCTCCGCAACCTGCAGTTGTTGATTCTTCAAGCCCTGCATTCCCAGTGCTGGCTTCTTTGCAACGTGATAGTGCTGCGCTTATTCAATGGGATCCACGTGTTCGTCGTGATGAGCCCGATGCGGTTCATCAAATGCGCGTGATAACCCGTCAGTTGCGCAGTAATCTGCACACATTTAGAGAGTTTTTTACTCCACATTCCACAGAAAAGCTGGAGGCCAAACTGAAAGAATTGGCAGCTGTGCTAGGGAATGCGCGGGATTGCGAAGTAGTACAGGCTCGATTCCGTTTTATTTCTGATGATCTTGCTGCTTCGTTGTTGGATGAGTCAACGAGGGATTTCCTCCATCATGGTTTGGATGCTGACTACGCCAAAGCACATCACAGGATTAATTTAGCGCTGAACGATCAACGCTACTTCGACCTTTTAAACGACATCGATAGCTTTCTAGCGTATCCTCCGCTGGTTGCTCAAACCAAGAGCACCGATTCGAGTTTTCCTGCGTTAGTGGAAAGTCTGGATGAGGCTTATGCAGCAATGCAGCGCCGATATTCCAAGGCGGCTCCGTGCTACAAAGATTTGGAAAAATCCTTGCCCGAATATGAGGAAACATTCCATGATCTGCGTAAATCTGTTAAAAAATTCCGCTATGCTGCCGATGCGATTGGCTCTTCTACCCCATTAGCAACAAAGAAACTAGTTCGCGCTTGTAAAAAACTACAAACAGACCTCGGTGAGTTTCAGGACACGGCGACGTCTCGGGTGATGATCCATAAAGCAGCGCGACATGCCGAGCTGCGTGGAGTGTCTAGCTTCGGGCTCGGCATCGTCTACTCCTATGAGTATCAACGCGCTGTGGTTCATTTGCGTGCCGCTAAGAAAAGCTACAAAGAAGTGTCCCAAGCGTATAAGGACTTGCAAAAGAAGGCCAAGAAAAAGAAGAAGTGA
- a CDS encoding bifunctional [glutamine synthetase] adenylyltransferase/[glutamine synthetase]-adenylyl-L-tyrosine phosphorylase: MRKTLPSIGALGFSNANAEKDLCWLGWYSNDPDTVVDAPEQAAEILWHLSGTADPDLALNTIIRLMEALGEQKGQLHNVLRTDPELRVKLFSLLGASTALGDHLVAHPHTWPELQRPMPTRQETFRLMLGSVGAAPASFSSESQQPQGSDSDSEFSFDADLSADDTANTDLSTPGTYRAEITGERAEVALKTTYRSLLLRIAAADLAGTYPEDIHRTGLPEAPFVTVTKALADLADAALTAALAVAVAHVYPEGEVDTHLAVMAMGKCGAQELNYISDVDVIFVAEPVTPKAIRLAGEFIRIGCACFFEVDAALRPEGKHGVLVRTLDSHVVYYKRWAETWEFQALLKHRPMTGYMPLGQAYSEKLQPMVWEASQRESFVDNVQRMRRRVLENVPAKLKNLELKLGEGGLRDVEFAVQLLQLVHGRSDESLRTLSTIDALNALIEGGYVGREDGAELIRAYEFLRLLEHRLQLQKVKRTHTMPEATKTKQLRWLARAAGFKTSKLASATDEMNAMLKTSRLHISSLHRKLFYRPLLDSVVNISVGTLKLSPAAAKLQLAALGYVFPDRAMDHLHALAAGGSRKAKIQAMLLPTLMEWLSETAEPDAGLLNYRKLSDAAYDRTWFLRMLRDEGVVGQRLMRILGNSPYTADLIISAPDIVKQLGDGATRPKLLETSEDRVTKSIVAAAARHDDPDVAIAVARSLRRAELARIASADLLQMLSVQQVCRRLSYVWDAVLEAGLQAEIRASLIGSTGDKNSVPPARIAVIGMGRLGGSELGYGSDADVMFVCEPTEGVSDEAAVKWAIGVCDSMRSRLAKPSGDPPLDVDLGLRPEGRSGAVVRTLESYKQYYERWGEVWEIQALLRADFIAGDQELGARFLEMIEPLRYPEAGVSQKVIREVRRMKARVDNERLPRGADRNTHTKLGRGALTDVEWTVQLLTMMHAHEFQDLHNPSTLDSLDVIEKHAVIEPEKVEVLRQAWLTATRARNAIVLVRGKRVDQLPQQGTQLAAVAGAAGWEPSDSQQYLDHYLKVTRRARQVVDEVFWGVDSIEHDY, translated from the coding sequence ATGCGAAAAACACTTCCATCTATTGGAGCCCTGGGCTTTAGCAACGCCAACGCCGAAAAAGATCTGTGCTGGTTGGGTTGGTATTCCAATGATCCAGATACAGTAGTCGACGCCCCAGAACAAGCCGCCGAAATTCTGTGGCACCTCAGTGGAACTGCGGATCCGGACTTAGCACTGAACACCATTATTCGATTGATGGAAGCATTGGGGGAACAAAAAGGGCAATTGCACAATGTACTTCGCACTGACCCCGAGCTACGCGTAAAGCTGTTTTCCCTCCTTGGTGCATCCACGGCACTGGGTGACCACCTTGTAGCGCATCCACACACATGGCCGGAATTACAAAGGCCGATGCCGACGAGGCAAGAGACGTTTCGGCTCATGCTCGGCTCCGTCGGCGCCGCACCTGCGAGCTTTTCTTCAGAATCCCAGCAACCGCAGGGTTCGGACTCAGACTCGGAATTTTCCTTTGATGCTGATCTCAGCGCGGATGATACCGCGAATACTGATCTATCCACACCTGGTACTTACCGTGCTGAAATTACTGGGGAACGTGCAGAAGTTGCACTAAAAACCACCTATCGCTCGTTGCTGCTGAGGATCGCAGCGGCTGATCTTGCCGGCACCTACCCCGAAGACATTCATCGCACCGGATTGCCGGAGGCTCCATTTGTGACCGTCACCAAGGCATTAGCTGATCTGGCGGATGCTGCATTGACCGCTGCACTGGCCGTCGCCGTGGCACATGTGTATCCAGAAGGTGAAGTGGACACACATCTGGCTGTTATGGCGATGGGCAAATGCGGTGCTCAGGAACTCAATTACATTTCAGATGTTGATGTCATCTTCGTTGCTGAGCCGGTAACTCCTAAAGCTATTCGGCTAGCAGGGGAGTTTATTCGCATTGGTTGTGCTTGTTTCTTCGAAGTCGATGCAGCACTTCGCCCCGAAGGCAAACATGGGGTGCTGGTACGTACCCTAGATTCCCATGTTGTGTATTACAAGAGATGGGCTGAAACTTGGGAGTTCCAAGCTTTACTCAAGCACCGGCCGATGACCGGATATATGCCGCTTGGGCAAGCCTATAGCGAGAAACTCCAGCCAATGGTGTGGGAAGCAAGCCAACGGGAATCTTTTGTTGACAACGTGCAGCGAATGCGCCGCCGAGTTTTAGAAAATGTCCCAGCCAAACTGAAAAACCTCGAACTAAAACTTGGCGAGGGAGGGTTGCGCGATGTGGAATTTGCAGTACAGCTTTTGCAGCTTGTTCATGGGCGATCCGACGAATCCTTGCGTACGCTTTCTACGATTGACGCCCTGAACGCGCTTATTGAGGGCGGATACGTTGGGCGCGAAGATGGTGCTGAGCTCATTCGTGCCTATGAGTTTCTCCGATTGCTGGAACACCGCTTGCAGCTGCAAAAAGTAAAGCGCACCCACACGATGCCGGAGGCAACGAAAACGAAGCAACTGCGTTGGCTAGCGCGAGCTGCAGGGTTTAAAACATCCAAACTGGCAAGTGCTACCGATGAGATGAATGCGATGCTAAAAACATCGCGCCTTCATATATCGAGCTTGCATCGAAAGCTGTTCTACCGACCGCTGCTCGATTCCGTCGTCAATATTTCGGTGGGAACCTTGAAGCTTTCCCCAGCAGCCGCAAAGCTTCAGCTCGCTGCGTTGGGTTATGTATTTCCTGATCGCGCCATGGACCACCTTCATGCGCTTGCTGCGGGGGGTAGTAGGAAAGCCAAAATTCAAGCGATGCTTTTGCCCACGCTCATGGAGTGGCTCTCGGAGACAGCAGAACCTGACGCGGGTCTTTTGAACTACCGCAAACTTTCTGACGCCGCCTACGATCGCACGTGGTTTTTGAGGATGCTGCGCGATGAGGGGGTCGTCGGCCAGCGTCTCATGCGGATTTTGGGTAATTCTCCGTACACGGCTGATTTGATCATCTCCGCGCCAGACATTGTGAAACAGCTTGGCGACGGTGCCACGCGTCCGAAACTTCTAGAAACCTCAGAAGACCGCGTGACCAAATCGATCGTGGCAGCTGCGGCTCGTCACGATGATCCGGATGTGGCTATTGCAGTTGCTAGGTCCCTTCGCCGTGCCGAACTGGCTCGCATTGCCAGTGCAGATTTGTTGCAAATGCTCAGTGTGCAACAAGTCTGCCGCCGACTGTCGTATGTGTGGGATGCGGTATTGGAAGCCGGTTTGCAGGCCGAAATTCGGGCTTCGTTAATCGGCTCGACAGGGGATAAGAATTCGGTGCCACCAGCGCGCATTGCTGTGATCGGTATGGGGCGCTTAGGTGGTTCAGAGCTAGGTTATGGTTCCGACGCTGATGTGATGTTCGTATGTGAACCAACCGAGGGGGTATCGGATGAAGCCGCGGTGAAATGGGCGATTGGAGTATGCGATTCGATGCGATCGCGTCTGGCCAAGCCGAGTGGCGATCCGCCGCTTGACGTGGATTTAGGGTTGCGTCCTGAGGGGCGTTCGGGTGCTGTTGTACGCACGCTGGAATCCTATAAGCAGTATTACGAGCGTTGGGGTGAAGTATGGGAAATCCAAGCGCTTTTACGGGCTGATTTTATCGCCGGTGATCAGGAACTCGGTGCTCGATTCCTCGAGATGATTGAGCCCTTGCGCTATCCCGAAGCTGGCGTGAGCCAGAAAGTTATTAGGGAGGTCCGGCGGATGAAAGCTCGCGTGGATAATGAGCGATTGCCGCGTGGAGCTGATCGTAATACCCACACCAAACTTGGGCGGGGTGCGTTGACGGATGTTGAGTGGACCGTTCAATTACTGACCATGATGCATGCCCACGAGTTTCAGGATCTCCATAACCCGTCCACGTTGGACAGCCTCGATGTGATTGAAAAACACGCTGTGATCGAACCGGAAAAGGTCGAGGTGCTACGCCAGGCGTGGCTTACTGCCACACGAGCACGAAACGCCATTGTGTTGGTGCGCGGAAAACGCGTGGATCAGCTGCCGCAGCAGGGGACTCAGCTTGCAGCGGTAGCAGGTGCGGCTGGTTGGGAACCTTCGGATTCGCAGCAGTACCTTGATCACTATTTGAAGGTCACCCGCCGTGCACGACAAGTAGTAGATGAGGTGTTTTGGGGCGTCGATAGTATTGAACATGACTATTAG
- a CDS encoding GntR family transcriptional regulator has product MSYSQHDPHVAALLDHTSELPAAERAYLYLKQQITHGHLSDNDMISEGDIGKVLSLSRTPVREAFLRLETEGFLRLYPKRGALIVPLGAEDIRDIYESRYLIEAHSAQKVAQLPSAQRTAIVAALEATIEKQEEALSRERLDLYTDFDAEFHQHIMKAAGNEILAHLYNSLRDKQARITSRIVTRNADNAQVFVQGHKQLTLAIRDGNSDTYQQVLSEHLATSQHQF; this is encoded by the coding sequence ATGTCGTATTCACAGCATGATCCTCATGTCGCAGCACTCTTGGATCACACATCCGAGTTGCCCGCCGCCGAGCGCGCCTATCTCTATCTAAAACAACAGATCACTCACGGCCACCTCAGCGACAATGACATGATCAGTGAAGGCGACATAGGCAAAGTACTCAGTTTGAGCCGCACGCCTGTACGTGAAGCATTTCTCAGGCTAGAAACCGAAGGGTTCTTGCGTCTCTATCCAAAACGTGGCGCCTTGATCGTGCCACTCGGAGCAGAAGACATCCGCGACATTTACGAGTCCCGTTACCTCATCGAGGCTCACTCAGCCCAAAAAGTTGCGCAACTACCAAGCGCACAACGAACGGCGATCGTCGCAGCGCTAGAAGCCACCATCGAAAAGCAAGAAGAGGCCTTAAGCCGCGAACGACTCGACCTCTATACCGACTTCGACGCAGAGTTTCATCAACACATCATGAAAGCTGCTGGCAACGAAATTCTGGCGCACCTCTACAACAGCTTGCGGGATAAACAAGCACGCATCACCTCACGTATCGTGACCCGCAACGCTGACAACGCCCAAGTGTTTGTCCAAGGCCATAAACAACTAACTTTGGCAATCCGCGACGGCAATAGCGACACCTACCAACAGGTTCTTTCTGAACACCTTGCCACTTCGCAACATCAGTTTTAA
- a CDS encoding NUDIX hydrolase, with translation MPTPDFVLQLREKIGNDPLFLPGVTAVVIKDVPEGAPITAVPEVLLVKRADNGEWTPVTGIVDPGEQPHSAAVREVKEETGLDVTVEALLGVGAVGPVTYPNGDVSHYMDTAMRCEVVGDSTPRIGDDENTEVRWFSVMQMPPMKPRFRLVVGDAVAQLRRPEGFRPRMGYEKRERRR, from the coding sequence ATGCCTACACCGGATTTTGTACTTCAACTGCGGGAAAAGATCGGCAACGATCCGCTATTTTTACCTGGGGTTACCGCCGTTGTTATTAAGGATGTTCCAGAAGGAGCACCAATTACCGCTGTCCCAGAAGTGCTGCTTGTTAAGCGAGCTGATAATGGCGAATGGACGCCAGTAACCGGAATCGTCGATCCCGGCGAGCAACCACACAGTGCAGCTGTACGCGAAGTTAAGGAAGAAACTGGCCTTGACGTCACCGTGGAAGCACTGCTTGGAGTAGGTGCTGTAGGGCCAGTTACCTACCCTAATGGGGATGTTTCGCACTACATGGATACCGCCATGCGGTGTGAAGTTGTAGGAGACAGCACCCCACGTATCGGTGACGACGAAAACACCGAGGTGCGATGGTTCTCTGTGATGCAAATGCCTCCGATGAAACCACGTTTTAGGTTGGTTGTCGGAGACGCCGTAGCCCAGTTGCGGCGGCCAGAAGGCTTCCGGCCGCGCATGGGATACGAAAAACGAGAACGACGCCGCTAG